One window of the Eucalyptus grandis isolate ANBG69807.140 chromosome 6, ASM1654582v1, whole genome shotgun sequence genome contains the following:
- the LOC104448787 gene encoding bZIP transcription factor 11: protein MASSSRNSNSSSGTTAAAAAQIQNSSSEDELLQIQRKRKRMESNRESAKRSRMRKQQHLDELTAEVGRLRKGNDQINTSIAITTHHLLALEAENSILRAQALELSQRLQSLNDILEYINATNLGACEIGELAGVRTASHDHFLNPFSSLGHHVNQPIIAASEAFQY from the coding sequence ATGGCTTCCTCGAGCCGGAATTCAAATTCCTCCTCGGGAACTACTGCCGCTGCCGCCGCTCAGATTCAAAACTCGAGCTCCGAAGACGAGCTGCTGCAGAtccagaggaagaggaagaggatggaGTCGAACCGGGAGTCGGCGAAGCGGTCGCGGATGCGGAAGCAGCAGCACTTGGACGAGCTCACGGCCGAGGTGGGTCGACTGAGGAAGGGCAACGACCAGATCAACACGAGCATCGCCATCACCACCCACCACCTGCTGGCCCTCGAGGCCGAGAACTCGATCCTGAGGGCTCAGGCTCTCGAGCTGAGCCAGAGGCTCCAGTCCCTCAACGACATTCTCGAGTACATCAACGCAACCAATCTTGGGGCCTGCGAGATCGGCGAGCTCGCGGGCGTCCGGACAGCAAGCCACGACCATTTCCTGAACCCGTTCAGCTCGCTGGGCCATCATGTGAACCAACCAATCATAGCCGCTTCAGAAGCGTTTCAGTACTGA